A window of Fusarium musae strain F31 chromosome 1, whole genome shotgun sequence genomic DNA:
CAGGAATCTTACCGCTGAAGAGCTGGACGCTGTCGCCCACTCTGATGAATTCGTCGACTTCCTGGATAAGTCGACAAAGGTGATCGAGAGAGCTCTCGATCAGGAGACATATGACATTCTCACAGACTATGCTTTACAAGGCCAGGataacgatgatgaagatgaagacagtGGTAACACGGGTGGTAAGGGGCGACACAGGATAAAAGAAGTGGTCCAGTTCTTTGACGAGCGGTGGTCCAAGAAGCGCATGATCAGCGGAATTGATTTCTCGCCAAAGTTCAGCGAGCTTGTCCTCGCGTCATACACCAAAAACCCTACAGCTCCCCATGAACCTGACGGGCTGGTTCAGGTCTGGAACATGCACATGCAGGATCGCCCTGAATACGTTTTCACTGCGCAGTCAGATGTCTTGACTGCTAAATTTTCTCCTTACCACAATAACTTGATTATCGGTGGTTCATATAGTGGCCAGGTGTTGCTGTGGGACACGAGAGCAAAGGCGGCTCCGGTTCAAAAGACTCCCCTTACGGGCTACGGCCATGCCCACCCTATCTACTCTGTTGATATTGTTGGTACCCAGAACGCCAACAATATCATTTCTTGCTCCACTGACGGAGTAGTCTGTGGCTGGACAATGGACGTCTTTGCTCAGCCTCAGGAACTTCTTGAACTCAAGAACCCAAGTCAGGCCAAGGTGGCTGTTGAAGACGTGAGCCCAACGTGCCTTTCTTTCCCAGCTACAGATCCTACATTCTTCCTCGTTGGCAGTGAGGAGGGCACCATCTTCCCTTGCCACCGATATGACCGTGCCGGTGCCAaggctggtgttgatagGAAAATCAGCTACAAGGGACATACCGCCCCTGTCATGTCTGTGGATTTCCATCCTGCTAGGGGACCGGTGGATCTGGGCGATCTGGTCATATCGTCGTCGCTCGATTGGAGTGTTAAGCTTTGGAAGGTTCGAGCACCAGCGGCAACATCTACAATTGGCTCTGGCGATGGCACCATCTCGCCTCTAATTGACTTTGTGCGTGAAGACGTCGTCTACGACGCTAAGTGGTCGCCCGTCAAGCCGAACATATTTGCATTGGTCGATGGTGCTGGATGGCTGGAGCTTTGGGACATCGCAGTCGAGACGGAAGAGCCTGTGTCCAGGATTTCGCCAAGCTCTCGAAAGGATGGCAGAACTATGCTCTCAAAGAGTCTGAACAAGGTTGCATGGGAGCCCAACGATGGAAAGCGTCTTGCGACCGGTGGCATCGACGGCTCTCTCACAGTATTCGAAGTTGCGAGTGGTCTTGGTGGCAAGGATGGCCCCAAAAACGAGGACTGGGCGAAtgtgaagaagcttgtgAACCGACTGGAGGCAGTCGGTTCAAGTGGTGCATTGATAGTTTAGTGATCTCCATTGGATGAAGTATTGGCAGCATAGTGGCGTGCGTTCCTATGTTGCGAGGTAGCTAAGAGACGAATTTATTGATATACCCAAGGCTTTTTTGGTTTCTGTCTTTCGTTTCACCAACAATTTAATTTAATGTATTGATCTCTACGCATCACGATCCCGAGTTACTAACTACCTAGCCCCTGCTGTCatagtattttaagaaaCCTAACCCAGGAGTATAGTGTCACGTGCTATCtccacatcaacaacatcttccTTTCATCGTGGAgcagaagctcaacctcTGTTTTAGCAATCTCAGCTTTTTAGTCGAGAGACTCTGCGCAACGATGAGCAGTCATCTGAAGagtttttcttctctctagCAGCCCATCACTCCAACTAGGTGCTACATAGGACCATAGATACAGTATGGTAAGTCACGGTCCTTTTGAAACACTCATTCAATTTTTCATGATGGCATTCATTTTTATGAATTCTGCAATTCCGAATGTCCTTTTGGTTTTGGGCAACACGTGGACACTTTACAGCTGAACAGCAATTTTACTACTCACTGTTTCTCATTTCTGTCTTAAAACCGTGTTCTGACTCAACCACAGACTTTGTCACACAGTTAGGCCTCCATTGGCGCGCCTTCAGGATACCGCCCGCCAGAAACTTCAAATGCATAGATTATATCCTCGAGGGTCGTcatctcttcctccaaaAGCGGGAAGTACTGGGCGTTCTCCTCGACTCGAGCTGTTGTGGTTGCGCCAGGGATGGGAATGATGGTAGGCATTCCCTTGCGACTGTTTAGTCCTCTAACCCAGTTGATGGCAAGCTGTGCAGGTGTGATTCCCTTCCTTTCTGCTACTGCCTTGACTTGGTCAACAAGCTTGAGGTTGTGCTGGAAGGATTCTGGCTGAAAACGCGGAAATCCGCTGGCAATGCCCTGGTCCTGGAATTGAGAGCTGTCGGCAAAGCGACCTGTCAACATCTGTAGTGACTGTTAGATCTATGTTGTTTAGATGTGAATGGGCGAACTCACGCCACGTCCAATAGGCGCGTAGGCCATAATAGGAATATTGTGCTTAGCACACGCCGCAGCAACGCCATTCTTGAGGATGTCGGGGCTGAACAGACTGCATTCGACCTCAACGAGAGCGACCTTGACATgcttgatggcttcttcgatAGTCTCGGCACTGCATTCCGACAGAGCAATGCCACCAACCTTGCCGGTGTCAACATATTCTTTCTGAATGACGTTGAGGGTTTCTT
This region includes:
- a CDS encoding hypothetical protein (EggNog:ENOG41), giving the protein MQQRRDEILAKKAKLAELKRQRELRASQATASRSNIGTSSDLISPTPGRADNRREIETLINSLVGDSRPGSTVTGGPGSPAPRGSRPNSVLSAGEISNEPSEVTTTSHAQVPAQPPPSLSTAPLLTVFECPPSPVKEVFSYSKGVQTTEEWTTPTRTRAQSLISEAEDVPAVTSTPSKRLSRRERDREEELRQKIREEVEEELRATKEFLSDGVLPSGSASNYPSRNLTAEELDAVAHSDEFVDFLDKSTKVIERALDQETYDILTDYALQGQDNDDEDEDSGNTGGKGRHRIKEVVQFFDERWSKKRMISGIDFSPKFSELVLASYTKNPTAPHEPDGLVQVWNMHMQDRPEYVFTAQSDVLTAKFSPYHNNLIIGGSYSGQVLLWDTRAKAAPVQKTPLTGYGHAHPIYSVDIVGTQNANNIISCSTDGVVCGWTMDVFAQPQELLELKNPSQAKVAVEDVSPTCLSFPATDPTFFLVGSEEGTIFPCHRYDRAGAKAGVDRKISYKGHTAPVMSVDFHPARGPVDLGDLVISSSLDWSVKLWKVRAPAATSTIGSGDGTISPLIDFVREDVVYDAKWSPVKPNIFALVDGAGWLELWDIAVETEEPVSRISPSSRKDGRTMLSKSLNKVAWEPNDGKRLATGGIDGSLTVFEVASGLGGKDGPKNEDWANVKKLVNRLEAVGSSGALIV